From the Thermovirga lienii DSM 17291 genome, one window contains:
- a CDS encoding D-cysteine desulfhydrase (PFAM: Pyridoxal-phosphate dependent enzyme~TIGRFAM: pyridoxal phosphate-dependent enzymes, D-cysteine desulfhydrase family~COGs: COG2515 1-aminocyclopropane-1-carboxylate deaminase~InterPro IPR005966: IPR001926~KEGG: ckr:CKR_0446 D-cysteine desulfhydrase~PFAM: Pyridoxal-5'-phosphate-dependent protein beta subunit~PRIAM: 1-aminocyclopropane-1-carboxylate deaminase~SPTR: Putative uncharacterized protein;~TIGRFAM: pyridoxal phosphate-dependent enzymes, D-cysteine desulfhydrase family) produces MQSVIPVQKVALANLPTKIHPLLRVSAWLGGPEIWIKRDDLTGCALSGNKVRKLEYLAYDATKKKSDVLITCGGIQSNHARATAAVAAQLGMKCHLVLSGHEEDLPDGNLFLDMLFGAQVAFVEGADLSRLDHAMEEVAQKYKAKGLNPYIVPLGASNALGALGYVETAAEIAMQAGELNVRFDHVVLPCGSAGTLAGLATGFSHLESKTQIWGISVSFEKQWIKDKVSELTQEIKKFFLPQLNTPLENFHVLDSYIGEGYGKTTPQQLKMIHEIASMEGIVLDPVYTGKAFWGLKEEIQRGTFKKGHKVLFLHTGGIFGLFARHYKEMLTSDILRPENSQTNTP; encoded by the coding sequence ATGCAATCTGTAATTCCTGTACAAAAGGTGGCCTTAGCAAACCTTCCCACTAAGATCCATCCCCTCCTGCGCGTCTCTGCTTGGCTTGGAGGGCCAGAAATATGGATAAAAAGGGATGACCTGACGGGGTGTGCCCTCTCCGGCAACAAAGTAAGGAAACTGGAATACCTGGCCTACGACGCCACCAAGAAAAAATCAGACGTATTAATAACGTGTGGAGGCATCCAGTCCAACCATGCCAGAGCCACCGCCGCCGTTGCGGCGCAGCTGGGAATGAAGTGCCACCTGGTCCTTTCTGGACATGAGGAAGATCTACCCGATGGCAACCTTTTTCTGGATATGCTCTTTGGAGCGCAGGTGGCCTTTGTTGAGGGTGCTGACCTTTCTCGGCTGGACCATGCAATGGAGGAGGTTGCTCAAAAATATAAGGCAAAAGGTCTCAACCCCTACATAGTCCCCTTGGGCGCCTCCAATGCCCTGGGAGCTTTGGGCTATGTCGAAACAGCGGCGGAAATAGCAATGCAAGCAGGAGAGCTCAACGTACGATTCGATCACGTGGTTCTCCCCTGCGGATCCGCTGGAACTTTGGCGGGGCTCGCCACAGGCTTTTCTCATCTTGAGAGCAAAACCCAAATTTGGGGCATCAGCGTAAGCTTCGAAAAGCAGTGGATTAAGGATAAGGTTTCTGAACTAACTCAAGAGATCAAAAAGTTCTTCCTACCTCAACTCAATACCCCTCTGGAGAACTTTCACGTCCTGGACAGCTACATAGGGGAAGGTTACGGGAAGACCACACCCCAGCAGCTAAAGATGATCCATGAAATAGCCTCCATGGAGGGCATTGTCTTGGACCCTGTGTATACAGGGAAAGCCTTCTGGGGCTTAAAAGAGGAGATTCAAAGAGGGACCTTCAAAAAGGGGCATAAAGTCCTATTCCTCCACACGGGTGGGATTTTCGGCCTCTTTGCAAGGCACTACAAAGAGATGTTAACAAGTGACATATTGAGGCCTGAAAATTCGCAAACTAATACACCTTGA
- a CDS encoding Pyridoxal-5'-phosphate-dependent protein beta subunit (PFAM: Pyridoxal-phosphate dependent enzyme~COGs: COG0031 Cysteine synthase~InterPro IPR001926~KEGG: hor:Hore_21100 cysteine synthase~PFAM: Pyridoxal-5'-phosphate-dependent protein beta subunit~SPTR: 2-amino-4-ketopentanoate thiolase beta subunit): protein MKPRDYKSVMARRGEIMRASVGIDYSKYSIGRLAFDYERMMKETGYSLEEVKRIQKEANVGNTPLIELKNLTSLVRKLSEPGYGARIFVKDEANNPARSFKDRRASLSVFHAKRAGYPGVVAATSGNYGAAVASQAARSNLGCIIVQEMFDSRGYEQPEIAEKGRACEAYGAEVLQLSVGPELFYMFLLVLEDTGYFNASLYTPFSIAGIETLGTEIVEQVRDLTGKDPDYIVSTHAGGGITTGTARGVLKAGSFGTKIIGASVNLQGLHMASDRDFNRKSFTTGHTGFGIPFAVWPDRSDVPRNAARVLRYLDGYVTVTQGSVFYITEALAQLEGLERGPAGNTSLTAAFALARTLPEDHVVVVNETEYTGAGKHPYAQLAFAKKMGVEVKRGNPKDEVPGKNIVIPERPEQIACTEISLNKLRESYVRHACSSLGEERKLSQVDVEFLAEDSRLDKDEVLRLLAENEVVVE from the coding sequence ATGAAGCCTAGGGATTACAAGAGCGTTATGGCCAGACGAGGGGAAATAATGCGGGCATCTGTAGGTATAGACTACAGCAAATACAGCATAGGCCGCCTTGCCTTCGATTACGAGAGAATGATGAAGGAAACAGGCTACTCCCTGGAGGAAGTCAAAAGGATCCAGAAGGAGGCCAATGTCGGCAATACGCCTCTTATTGAACTGAAAAACCTCACATCATTGGTGAGGAAACTCTCGGAGCCAGGCTATGGAGCAAGAATATTTGTAAAGGATGAAGCCAACAACCCCGCTAGATCCTTCAAGGATAGAAGGGCTTCCCTTTCGGTTTTTCACGCCAAAAGAGCAGGTTACCCAGGTGTGGTGGCCGCCACCAGTGGCAATTACGGAGCAGCCGTGGCAAGCCAGGCTGCGAGAAGTAACCTTGGTTGCATCATAGTACAGGAGATGTTTGACAGCAGAGGATATGAGCAGCCAGAGATAGCCGAGAAGGGAAGAGCTTGTGAGGCCTATGGAGCGGAAGTGCTGCAGCTTTCCGTTGGACCGGAACTTTTCTACATGTTCCTTTTGGTATTGGAGGACACGGGATATTTCAACGCCTCCTTGTACACTCCCTTTTCCATTGCCGGTATAGAGACCTTGGGGACAGAGATAGTGGAACAGGTCAGGGACCTGACAGGTAAAGATCCTGATTACATAGTCAGCACCCATGCAGGAGGAGGTATAACGACTGGCACAGCCAGGGGTGTGCTAAAAGCGGGAAGTTTTGGCACCAAGATCATAGGCGCAAGTGTGAACCTCCAGGGCCTCCACATGGCATCGGATAGGGACTTCAACAGGAAGTCCTTCACTACGGGCCACACAGGGTTTGGGATTCCCTTTGCAGTTTGGCCAGATCGTTCCGACGTGCCCCGCAATGCCGCTAGGGTTTTGAGGTACTTGGATGGTTACGTGACTGTGACGCAGGGTTCAGTGTTTTATATAACTGAGGCCCTCGCCCAGCTGGAGGGGCTTGAAAGAGGGCCTGCTGGCAATACCTCCCTTACAGCGGCTTTCGCTCTAGCTCGGACCCTTCCTGAAGACCATGTTGTGGTGGTAAACGAGACGGAGTACACCGGAGCGGGGAAGCACCCTTATGCCCAGTTGGCCTTCGCCAAAAAGATGGGAGTGGAAGTGAAAAGAGGCAACCCGAAGGATGAGGTCCCAGGTAAAAACATAGTGATACCCGAAAGACCAGAACAGATAGCCTGCACGGAGATTTCTTTGAATAAGCTTAGGGAGTCGTACGTGCGCCATGCTTGTTCGAGCTTGGGAGAGGAGAGGAAGCTTTCTCAAGTGGATGTGGAATTTTTGGCCGAGGACTCAAGACTTGACAAAGATGAAGTGCTAAGGCTTTTGGCAGAGAACGAGGTTGTGGTGGAGTAA
- a CDS encoding phosphate butyryltransferase (PFAM: Phosphate acetyl/butaryl transferase~TIGRFAM: phosphate butyryltransferase~COGs: COG0280 Phosphotransacetylase~InterPro IPR014079: IPR002505: IPR012147~KEGG: tai:Taci_0453 phosphate butyryltransferase~PFAM: phosphate acetyl/butaryl transferase~SPTR: Phosphate butyryltransferase;~TIGRFAM: phosphate butyryltransferase) produces MKQIKSLVELLAYAKEVGPKKISVALAEDPEVLEAVENARKEGIAEAFLVGNADKLKEVADSMGVDLSNYEVVDVKGSQNEVSIEAVKLVSSGKADILMKGMISTANFLRGVLNKEVGLRTGGTLSHVYIHQVEGYDRLFFVCDPAFNMYPDLPTKVNIINNTVQLAHAFGIEMPKVAVLAAVEVVNPDMPCTLDAAALSQMNRRKQIKGCIVDGPFALDNAISEESAKHKGIVSEVAGKADILLVPDIEAGNMMAKAIVYFSNNKTAGLVLGAKAPVVLTSRSDTPETKLLSIASAVALSVYQNK; encoded by the coding sequence ATGAAACAGATCAAGTCCCTTGTAGAGCTTCTTGCATACGCAAAGGAAGTAGGTCCCAAGAAAATTTCCGTGGCACTGGCAGAAGACCCAGAGGTGTTAGAGGCCGTTGAAAATGCCAGGAAAGAAGGCATTGCAGAGGCATTCCTGGTAGGCAACGCAGACAAGCTCAAGGAAGTGGCCGATTCTATGGGCGTAGATTTGAGCAACTACGAAGTGGTGGACGTAAAAGGCAGCCAGAACGAGGTCAGCATTGAGGCCGTTAAGCTGGTTTCCTCCGGCAAGGCAGACATACTGATGAAGGGCATGATTTCCACGGCTAACTTCCTCAGGGGAGTGCTTAACAAGGAAGTTGGGCTTCGCACCGGCGGGACCCTTTCTCATGTGTACATTCATCAGGTAGAGGGTTACGATAGGCTCTTTTTCGTTTGTGACCCAGCCTTCAACATGTATCCAGATCTTCCCACGAAAGTCAACATAATAAACAACACCGTCCAGCTCGCTCATGCCTTCGGCATAGAGATGCCCAAGGTCGCAGTTCTTGCGGCTGTGGAAGTGGTCAACCCCGACATGCCCTGCACATTGGATGCGGCAGCTCTCTCTCAGATGAACCGTCGTAAGCAGATAAAAGGTTGCATTGTTGATGGGCCCTTTGCCCTGGACAACGCCATAAGCGAGGAGTCGGCCAAGCATAAAGGCATAGTTTCCGAAGTCGCCGGCAAAGCGGACATCCTTCTTGTCCCTGATATAGAGGCAGGAAACATGATGGCAAAGGCAATAGTTTATTTCAGCAACAATAAGACGGCAGGACTGGTCCTTGGAGCCAAGGCCCCTGTGGTTTTGACAAGCAGATCCGATACTCCAGAGACCAAGCTCCTTTCCATAGCCTCTGCGGTTGCCCTTTCTGTGTATCAGAACAAGTAA
- a CDS encoding butyrate kinase (PFAM: Acetokinase family~TIGRFAM: butyrate kinase~COGs: COG3426 Butyrate kinase~InterPro IPR011245: IPR000890~KEGG: aco:Amico_1842 butyrate kinase~PFAM: acetate and butyrate kinase~SPTR: Butyrate kinase;~TIGRFAM: butyrate kinase), producing MAFQILAINPGSISTKVAWFKDEEKVWQESISHDPEEIASFQSVASQYEYRLTTVLKVVEEKGSSLEELSAVVGRGGILDPIPGGTYKVDDLMLEHLRRGKPWEHASNLGGILAHSIASERGIPAFIVDPVAVDELDDISRITGLPELPKRSLAHALNVKATVRKAAKDLGKKWDELDVIVAHLGGGITVCAHTGGRMVDLNNANEFGPFSPERAGGVPAGDLVRLCFSGEYTMQEIRRKLVGSGGLMGYLGTSDVREVKKRIAEGDQKALLVYRAMALQVAKEIASYAATLKGKVDAILITGGVAHDSDFVALVQERVQWIAPVLRYPGEDEMRALAEGALRVLRGEEEPRIYGDSIKRREA from the coding sequence ATGGCTTTTCAGATTTTGGCTATCAATCCAGGGTCCATCAGCACTAAAGTGGCATGGTTCAAGGATGAAGAAAAGGTTTGGCAGGAATCCATATCCCATGATCCCGAGGAAATTGCCTCTTTCCAGTCGGTTGCAAGCCAGTATGAGTATAGGTTGACAACGGTCCTTAAGGTTGTTGAGGAAAAAGGAAGCAGCCTGGAGGAGCTGTCGGCAGTGGTAGGAAGAGGAGGCATATTGGATCCCATACCGGGGGGTACGTATAAGGTGGATGACCTTATGCTGGAACACCTTAGGAGAGGGAAGCCTTGGGAACACGCATCGAATCTTGGAGGTATATTGGCTCATTCTATAGCTTCAGAGAGGGGAATACCGGCTTTCATAGTGGATCCTGTGGCGGTGGACGAATTAGATGACATATCCAGGATAACAGGTCTTCCAGAGCTTCCCAAAAGATCTTTGGCCCATGCGTTGAACGTCAAGGCCACGGTTAGAAAAGCGGCGAAAGATCTGGGGAAGAAATGGGATGAGTTGGACGTTATAGTGGCTCACCTTGGCGGAGGCATTACGGTATGTGCCCATACGGGGGGGCGCATGGTGGATCTTAATAACGCAAACGAGTTCGGCCCGTTCTCCCCGGAGAGAGCGGGAGGAGTGCCTGCAGGTGATCTGGTCAGGCTTTGCTTCAGCGGAGAGTATACCATGCAGGAGATACGGAGAAAACTGGTAGGCAGTGGGGGCTTGATGGGCTACTTGGGGACAAGCGACGTAAGGGAAGTGAAAAAGCGCATAGCGGAAGGAGATCAAAAGGCTCTCTTGGTCTACAGGGCCATGGCCTTGCAAGTTGCCAAGGAGATAGCATCGTACGCTGCCACGCTCAAGGGGAAGGTGGATGCTATCTTGATAACCGGCGGAGTAGCGCACGACAGCGATTTCGTCGCCCTTGTCCAGGAACGGGTGCAGTGGATCGCGCCTGTTTTGCGATATCCTGGTGAGGATGAGATGAGAGCTCTCGCAGAAGGAGCACTAAGGGTGCTCAGAGGTGAGGAAGAGCCTAGGATTTACGGTGATTCCATAAAAAGGCGGGAGGCGTAA
- a CDS encoding butyrate kinase (PFAM: Acetokinase family~TIGRFAM: butyrate kinase~COGs: COG3426 Butyrate kinase~InterPro IPR011245: IPR000890~KEGG: aco:Amico_1839 butyrate kinase~PFAM: acetate and butyrate kinase~SPTR: Butyrate kinase;~TIGRFAM: butyrate kinase), which yields MAFRILAINPGSTSTKIALFEDEQEKWSETQRYDVDVLSHYAGIPAQEPFRLKEIKKTLQKHGEDITTIDAFVGRGGLLRPIPGGTYNISERMLEDLRSCKYGAHASNLGAPLAKHLADEAGGKPAFIVDPVVVDEMIDEARLSGLPGIDRKSIFHALNQKAVARRAAAEMGKKYEEVNLVVAHMGGGISVGAHEKGRVIDVNNALDGEGPFSPERAGSLPAGELVKYAFSGKIEMTELLRKLTGKGGLVAHLGTNDLREVERRMDEKDKHAELIFRAMAYQVAKEIASRAAALSGKVDLVVLTGGLAYSQRFIKEIEERISFIAPVKVYPGEDEMKALAEGALRVLRGEEVAREYLD from the coding sequence ATGGCTTTCAGGATTTTGGCAATAAACCCTGGATCTACCAGCACTAAGATCGCTCTTTTCGAGGATGAACAGGAGAAATGGAGCGAGACCCAGCGTTATGATGTGGATGTATTGAGTCACTATGCTGGCATACCAGCTCAGGAACCCTTCAGGCTCAAGGAGATAAAGAAGACCCTCCAAAAACACGGCGAGGACATAACTACCATAGATGCCTTCGTCGGGAGGGGCGGGCTTCTTCGTCCCATTCCGGGAGGCACGTACAACATAAGTGAAAGGATGCTCGAAGATTTGAGGTCTTGCAAGTACGGCGCTCATGCGAGCAATCTTGGTGCACCCTTGGCTAAACATCTAGCGGATGAAGCGGGAGGTAAGCCTGCCTTTATAGTTGACCCTGTCGTGGTGGACGAGATGATAGATGAGGCCAGACTCTCGGGTCTTCCAGGCATCGACCGAAAGTCCATCTTTCATGCCCTGAATCAAAAGGCAGTGGCCAGGCGAGCTGCTGCTGAAATGGGTAAAAAGTATGAGGAAGTAAACCTCGTGGTTGCCCACATGGGTGGTGGAATTTCCGTAGGCGCCCACGAAAAGGGTAGGGTTATAGACGTAAACAATGCCTTAGATGGAGAAGGCCCTTTCTCTCCAGAACGGGCAGGTTCTCTACCTGCGGGAGAATTGGTAAAGTACGCCTTCAGCGGAAAAATAGAGATGACCGAACTTTTGAGAAAGCTCACGGGTAAGGGAGGACTTGTTGCGCACCTGGGCACCAACGATCTTAGAGAAGTGGAAAGACGCATGGATGAAAAGGACAAACATGCCGAGCTAATCTTCAGGGCGATGGCGTATCAGGTGGCAAAGGAAATAGCTTCTCGCGCTGCGGCCCTGAGTGGCAAGGTGGATCTGGTGGTTTTGACCGGAGGATTGGCCTACAGTCAGCGATTTATAAAGGAGATCGAAGAGAGGATCTCCTTTATAGCTCCTGTGAAGGTGTACCCTGGCGAAGATGAGATGAAGGCGCTGGCGGAAGGAGCCTTACGGGTATTGAGGGGGGAAGAAGTGGCTAGGGAGTATCTAGATTGA
- a CDS encoding aminotransferase class-III (PFAM: Aminotransferase class-III~TIGRFAM: 4-aminobutyrate aminotransferase, prokaryotic type~COGs: COG0160 4-aminobutyrate aminotransferase and related aminotransferase~InterPro IPR005814~KEGG: pab:PAB0086 pyridoxal phosphate-dependent aminotransferase~PFAM: aminotransferase class-III~SPTR: Pyridoxal phosphate-dependent aminotransferase), with product MNWRELKKLTKKNIEKCCQVIEKEENLLPEAIAIKYFPTVVERTKGAEIWDIDGNRFIDFLSSAAVYNIGHSHPAVVEAVKNHIEKIQNYTIVYFYNEEPVKLAELLTQSTPGDFPKKVAYGFSGSDSVDSAIKAARAFTGKKYIISFKHSYHGMTYGSLSATGIIDQETKKVICPDEHIVFAEYPDPYRNKWGIDGYAEPDLLSQKALLEIEKLIEDLQGDVAGVIIEPAQGDGGMIFPPAEFMKGLRTLTEEKNIVFIDEEVQTGMGRSGKMWAIDHYDVAPDVVVSAKALGGGMPLGAVIGRAEIMDAVPVPFFAYTHSGHSVNCAAAVAVLETLKKENLLQKAEERGLFLKEWFKEKASQYPFIGDVRGKGLLMGVEIVSDKASKTPDKATALKISWAAWERGLILITFGKNGNVLRVAPPINISDQLLEEALEIIDASFKDTAEGKVPDAILPCLKGW from the coding sequence TTGAACTGGAGAGAACTAAAAAAACTCACAAAAAAGAACATAGAGAAATGCTGCCAGGTGATTGAAAAGGAAGAGAATCTCCTCCCAGAAGCAATAGCCATCAAGTACTTCCCTACCGTCGTAGAACGGACAAAAGGTGCAGAAATATGGGACATCGACGGGAACCGTTTTATCGACTTCCTATCCAGTGCGGCCGTGTACAACATAGGCCACAGTCATCCTGCGGTGGTAGAGGCGGTGAAAAATCACATTGAGAAGATACAAAACTACACCATCGTCTACTTCTACAACGAAGAACCAGTTAAGCTCGCAGAGCTTTTGACCCAATCCACACCTGGCGATTTCCCCAAAAAGGTGGCTTACGGTTTCTCTGGCTCGGACAGCGTGGACTCGGCCATAAAGGCCGCCAGGGCCTTCACTGGCAAGAAATATATAATAAGTTTCAAGCATTCCTACCATGGAATGACCTACGGCTCTCTGTCAGCCACCGGGATAATAGACCAGGAAACCAAGAAGGTCATCTGTCCCGATGAACACATTGTGTTTGCTGAATATCCCGATCCTTATCGCAACAAGTGGGGCATAGATGGTTATGCTGAACCGGACCTATTATCCCAAAAAGCCCTGCTGGAGATAGAAAAGCTGATAGAGGACCTACAGGGCGATGTGGCTGGCGTGATCATAGAGCCTGCACAGGGAGATGGAGGAATGATATTTCCTCCTGCGGAGTTCATGAAAGGCCTCAGAACTCTCACGGAAGAAAAGAACATAGTCTTCATAGACGAGGAAGTTCAGACCGGAATGGGCCGAAGCGGCAAGATGTGGGCTATAGACCACTACGACGTAGCCCCTGACGTAGTGGTATCGGCAAAGGCTTTAGGAGGCGGCATGCCCCTTGGAGCCGTAATAGGCCGAGCCGAGATAATGGATGCAGTACCTGTCCCGTTTTTTGCCTATACCCATTCAGGACACAGTGTAAATTGTGCTGCCGCAGTGGCGGTGCTGGAAACCCTCAAAAAAGAGAACTTATTGCAGAAAGCAGAAGAAAGAGGGCTTTTCCTCAAAGAGTGGTTCAAAGAAAAGGCGTCCCAGTATCCCTTCATCGGGGACGTAAGAGGAAAAGGCCTTCTCATGGGCGTAGAGATCGTATCTGACAAGGCCTCAAAGACTCCCGACAAAGCCACTGCCCTAAAGATTTCTTGGGCTGCATGGGAACGGGGCTTGATATTGATAACTTTCGGCAAGAACGGAAACGTCCTAAGGGTAGCTCCTCCGATCAATATATCAGACCAGCTTTTGGAGGAGGCCCTTGAGATCATAGATGCCTCCTTTAAGGACACAGCAGAGGGCAAGGTGCCCGACGCAATACTGCCGTGCCTGAAGGGATGGTAG
- a CDS encoding hypothetical protein (KEGG: fno:Fnod_1645 hypothetical protein~SPTR: Putative uncharacterized protein), whose translation MPDKAQKGDWVQIHKIVLPAGERAPQVPEDTAQVPLEMKVKGTLLDQEASLGDTVSIRTAVGRVLEGTLVAINPSYDISYGPPPAELRSVGEELRKILKGGDC comes from the coding sequence ATGCCAGATAAGGCCCAAAAAGGCGATTGGGTGCAGATTCACAAGATAGTTCTTCCTGCAGGAGAGAGAGCTCCCCAAGTGCCCGAAGATACGGCACAAGTTCCCCTGGAAATGAAGGTCAAAGGGACATTGTTGGACCAAGAGGCATCTTTGGGGGACACTGTGTCCATAAGGACTGCTGTAGGGAGAGTATTGGAGGGAACCCTCGTGGCCATCAACCCTTCCTATGACATAAGTTACGGCCCTCCTCCGGCAGAGTTAAGAAGCGTGGGGGAAGAGCTGAGAAAAATCCTGAAAGGCGGTGATTGCTGA
- a CDS encoding Phosphate butyryltransferase (PFAM: Phosphate acetyl/butaryl transferase~TIGRFAM: phosphate butyryltransferase~COGs: COG0280 Phosphotransacetylase~InterPro IPR002505: IPR012147~KEGG: aco:Amico_1841 phosphate butyryltransferase~PFAM: phosphate acetyl/butaryl transferase~PRIAM: Phosphate butyryltransferase~SPTR: Phosphate butyryltransferase): MSFKDLEFLISESKAGRKMRLAVAAAQGIDVLEAVWDAAREGVIEPVLFGDLEKVDAYAAELGIDVSNFERVPCSSEGEAAEKAVKAVSSGEADLLMKGNVKTATLLKAVLNKEWGLRTGAMLSHLFLFYIPKLGRVVSLTDGGMTMYPDLNTKKALIENAVSCYRKLGVDCPKVAVLAAVEVVNPDMPCTLDAAALKQMNLRGQIKNCIVDGPLALDNAISEESARHKGIVSEVAGKADILLVPDIEAGNMMGKVMMYMAGGVGAGVILGAKTPIVLTSRFDSAATKLRSIALGAVLASR, encoded by the coding sequence GTGTCCTTTAAAGATTTGGAGTTTTTGATTTCTGAAAGCAAGGCTGGGAGAAAGATGCGCTTGGCTGTAGCGGCAGCTCAAGGGATTGATGTGCTTGAGGCAGTTTGGGATGCTGCTAGAGAAGGAGTAATTGAGCCTGTGCTCTTCGGTGACCTGGAAAAGGTGGATGCCTACGCCGCTGAGCTAGGCATCGATGTGTCCAATTTCGAGAGGGTACCCTGTTCCTCCGAGGGTGAAGCAGCAGAGAAGGCAGTCAAGGCCGTCTCTTCGGGAGAGGCAGACCTCCTGATGAAGGGAAACGTCAAGACTGCTACTTTGCTCAAGGCGGTCTTGAACAAGGAGTGGGGCCTCAGGACGGGAGCCATGTTGTCTCACCTTTTCCTCTTTTACATCCCCAAGCTGGGAAGGGTGGTATCCCTGACCGATGGAGGCATGACCATGTATCCCGACTTGAACACGAAAAAAGCCCTCATAGAGAACGCGGTTTCCTGCTATAGGAAGCTTGGCGTAGACTGCCCCAAGGTGGCTGTGTTGGCAGCGGTGGAAGTGGTCAACCCTGATATGCCCTGTACCCTTGATGCTGCAGCATTAAAACAGATGAACCTTCGTGGCCAGATAAAGAACTGTATAGTAGACGGACCCCTTGCCTTGGATAACGCCATAAGCGAGGAATCGGCAAGGCATAAGGGCATAGTATCGGAAGTGGCAGGCAAGGCGGACATACTGCTGGTTCCTGATATAGAGGCAGGAAACATGATGGGCAAGGTCATGATGTACATGGCTGGAGGGGTTGGCGCCGGAGTTATTTTGGGGGCCAAGACTCCTATAGTTTTGACGAGCCGGTTCGATTCTGCGGCGACCAAATTGCGCTCTATAGCTTTGGGGGCTGTTTTGGCCAGTAGATAA
- a CDS encoding hypothetical protein (PFAM: Uncharacterised protein family (UPF0259)~KEGG: sfu:Sfum_4020 hypothetical protein~SPTR: Putative uncharacterized protein), whose protein sequence is MKTGTVAIKESFLYGWEAFVRNFFFFLSFFAIFLFPMLLLGVYSKNWNEGSLLYNVAMLFGSLLRIVSAMALLSLCLHIFDNGRASIDAFKHMLRRFVPYFIVTTLYGMMLGLGLMLFVVPGLYLGVIFQFAPFLVLDKGMGPIQALKESLSLTKQVRWELFFFDVLVVLANLGGSLLFGVGVLITVPVTFLAITYVYRGLLNSSGA, encoded by the coding sequence TTGAAGACAGGCACGGTCGCAATAAAGGAAAGTTTTTTATATGGCTGGGAGGCTTTTGTTAGAAATTTCTTCTTTTTTTTGAGTTTTTTTGCCATATTCCTTTTTCCGATGCTTCTTCTGGGAGTCTATTCCAAGAACTGGAATGAGGGAAGCCTCCTGTATAATGTGGCCATGCTTTTTGGTTCCCTTTTGCGAATTGTGTCGGCCATGGCGCTTTTGAGCTTGTGCCTTCACATCTTTGATAATGGACGAGCCAGTATTGATGCCTTTAAACATATGCTTAGGAGGTTTGTCCCTTATTTCATCGTCACAACTTTGTACGGAATGATGCTTGGTTTGGGGCTTATGCTCTTTGTGGTGCCGGGGCTTTACCTAGGGGTAATCTTTCAATTTGCCCCTTTTCTTGTATTGGACAAAGGCATGGGTCCTATTCAGGCTTTAAAGGAGAGTCTTTCCCTCACCAAGCAAGTTCGTTGGGAACTTTTTTTCTTCGATGTTCTTGTAGTATTGGCCAATTTGGGAGGGAGCCTTCTGTTTGGGGTGGGAGTGCTTATAACGGTTCCTGTAACGTTTTTGGCCATTACTTATGTTTACAGAGGTTTGTTGAATTCTAGCGGGGCTTGA